In the genome of Candidatus Pristimantibacillus lignocellulolyticus, the window TACCTTTCTCTGACATCATCAAATCAGCTAGAGTCGAGTTGCGGTCAAACATATATTTGCGCGCTGATGTCGACTGAACAGTTACCGTTTCTGAAAGTACGATATCCTGCGAGGATTGACCGATCAAGATCTCGAATTGTCCGGATTCAACTACCCAATCCTTCTCACTCACGTCGTAGTATGCAAAGCTACGCTTGTTCAACTCAAAGGAAACTGTCTTTTCCTCACCTGGTGCCAGGGATACTTTATTGAAGCCTTTCAATTCTTTAAGCGGGCGTATTACACTGCTTTCCGTATCATGGATATATAACTGAACAATCTCTTTTCCGGCAAACTCACCTGAATTTCTAACTTGGACAGTAACTGTTAGCGTATCCGTGTCCTTCATTTCTTTCTTGTCTACCGATAAATTTGAATAGGCGAAAGTTGTATAACTAAGACCATGACCAAATGGGAACAAAGGTCGAAGTTGTTTCTTATCATAGTAACGATATCCTACAAACAGCCCTTCTTTGTATTCCACATTGTCGCCTTTGTTCGGGTAGTCTATGAAAGTCGGATTGTCGCTTAGTTGTACTGGGAACGTTTCAGCTAGTTTGCCGGAAGGATTCGCATCACCGAATAGAAGATCAGCAATTGCACCACCTAGCGCTTGCCCTCCTAAGTAAGCTTCAAGCACACCCTTCGCTTTATCTAGCCACGGCATTTCGATCGGCGATCCATTGCAAAGCACCACCACGAGATTGGGCTGTACGGAGGAAATCTTCTCAATTAACGCAATTTGGTTTGCAGGCATGCGCATATGCTTGCGGTCGAAACCTTCCGATTCGTATCGCTTTGGCAATCCTGCGAACAATACTGCTACAGATGCTTCTTTCGCAGCAAGAAGCGCTTCTTCCGTCAGCACCTCGTTTATATCGTCAGTCTTCAGATCATAACCTTGTGTATAAACAATTTGAACGCCTTCTCCTGCAGACGTAGTCATCTCCTCAACGATATCGTCAAGCTTGCTGGCATTAATATGTGAGCTACCGCTTCCTTGGTAACGTGGCGTTTTCGCCAACTCGCCGATAATAGCAATCTTACCATTACGTTTAAGCGGCAATACATTTTCTTCGTTCTTCAGTAATACCATGCTTTCAGCAGCAATTTCGCGAGCAAGTCGGTGATGAGCATCACGATCATAAGTCGCATCAGGCTTTTTAAGATCTACCGCTCTAAATACAATAGTGAGTAATCGTTCTACAGTTGCATCCAACTTCTCTTCTGCCAGTTGCCCGCTTTGAACAGCATCAATAATTTGCTTGATACCTTGCGCGGCATGCGGCATTTCAAGGTCCATACCAGCAACAATACCTTGCACACGGTCATTAACCGCACCCCAGTCTGAAACGACAAAACCTTCATGTCCCCATTCTTTCTTTAGAACATCTGTCAGTAGCCATTCATTTTCTGCCGCATACTCGCCGTTAACTTTGTTGTATGCACACATTACCGTCCAAGGCTGCGCTTTCTTCACCGCACCTTCGAAGCTTGCCAAATAAATTTCACGAAGAGTCCGTTCGTCTATAACAGAATCCGCACTCATTCGGCGAAATTCTTGATTGTTCGCTGCAAAATGTTTAAGTGAAGTTCCTACACCCTGACTTTGTACCCCCATAATATGGTGAGTCGCCATTTCGGAGGAAAGATAAGGATCTTCAGAGAAATATTCGAAATTGCGCCCGCAAAGAGGGGATCTCTTAATGTTAGCACCTGGACCGAGCAGAACAGCTACATTCTCTGCCTGACACTCCTTGCCGAGTGCTTCTCCCATCTGTTCAATTAACTCAAGGTTCCAAGAACTTGCTATACCAACCGCAGATGGGAAACATGTAGACGGAATACTGTTGAACATTCCTAAATGATCAGCATCCTCAATTTGCTTGCGCAGTCCATGCGGTCCGTCAGTAACCATTACTGAAGGGATATCTAATCTCTCAATCGCTTTCGTATTCCAGACGTCACGTCCCGTACAAAGACTAGCCTTCTCTTCCAATGTCATTTGCGCAATTAAGCCCTTAATATCTCTTTTTTCGTTCATTCTCAATTTCTCCCCTCGTTGTGCTCCTATTTAAACAAATGTGAATTCGGTTGCTAACCATTTGGCGCTGCTAGTACCGACGAATGCAATAAACTTCCCTGGTTCTACCGTATAGCCGGCACTTGGTGTCCAGAAAGTCAAATCCGACTCATTGATCGAAAACTCGACGATTTCAGTTTCTCCCTTTGCTATAGACACCTTGTGGAATCCCTTTAATTCTTTAACAGGACGGACAATACTACCGCAACAATCTTGAATATATAGCTGTACGATTTCTTCGCCGTCATATACTCCGAGATTGCTAACTTTTACAGATAAGCGAATACTTTCTCCTGCTGAAATCTGGCTGCGGTCCAGTTCCATATCGCTATATTCAAACTGGGTATAGCTTAGACCAAAACCGAATGGATACAACGGATCATTAGAACCGTCCAAGTATTTAGAGATATACTTCTGATGCTGATTCTCTTTCGTCAGCGGTCTTCCTGTACGGAAATGGTTATAATACACCGGAATTTGTCCAGTATGTATTGGGAAACTCATCGTAAGCTTGCCAGAAGGATTGAAATCACCCATTAACATATCAGCAATCGCATGTCCTGCTTGCGAACCAAGGAACCACGTTTCCACTATCGCGTTCATCTTCTGATCAAACCAATCAAGCGCAAGCGGACGGCCATTGGTCAGAACAAGTACAATCGGCTTGCCAATCGCTTGCAATGCTTCTGCAAGTTTCTTCTGTGCATCAGGCAGTTCTATGCTCATACGCGAGGCAGCTTCACCCGACATATCGCTGTTCTCACCAAGCGCAAGAATAACGACATCTGCCTGCTCTGCCATCAACAGCGCTTCTTCAATTCCACCTTCAATCGGCTCAATGACACCGCTTCCTTTGGCATACAGCAGTTGTTCTTCAGCGATCCCCTTGCTCTGCAATCCTTCATATACAGTCACGGTTTCATGTCCAAATCTTGAGAACTGCCACGGACCGAGCAAATCACGGCTATCTGCGAATGGTCCGATCAGTGCGATTTTACTCTCCTTATTCTTCAATGGAAGCACACCGTCGTTTTTCAATAGAACAATTGACTTACGCGCAAGCTCCAGACTCGCCTTCAAATGATCCTCGTGAAAATGGTACTCCGCTTCCTTCTCGGGGCGGATATATCGGAACGGATCATCCATCAAACCTAATTTATATTTGAGTGTAAGTATACGGCGCGCCGCATCTTCAATCTGCTTTTCCGAAAGTTTGCCTTCTTGCACAAGCTGAGGTAAATGCTCAAACGATCGCGTTGCCATCTCGATATCCATTGTGGCATCAACTGCCAACTTAGCGGCTTCCTTCACATCCTCCGCATGACCATGAACGACAATTTCATCCACCGCGCCATAATCTGAGATTAGAACACCGTCGAAACCAAGCTCATCGCGCAGCAAATCTTTCATCACCTTCTTACTTGCCGCAACAGGAACACCTTCATAAATGTTAAACGCATTCATCACTGATCCCGCTCCAGCTTGCAATCCTGCTTGAAACGGTGACAAATAACTATTACGCATTGTTGCTTCTGACATATCCACTGTATTGTAGTCGCGACCACCTTCTGCGGCTCCATAACCGATAAAGTGCTTCAAACAAGCAACTATCGTTTCCTGATCAAATAGCGTATCTCCCTGGAAACCTTCTACCTGTGCCTTCGCAATAAGTGAACCCAGATATGGGTCTTCTCCTGCACCTTCGGACACACGACCCCAGCGCGGATCACGCCCAATATCAATCATTGGACCATGATTGTATACCGTACCTGAAGCGCTCGCTTCCTTCGCAGAAATTTGACATGCACCTTTAATCATATCGGGGTCCCAGCTACAAGACCAAGCTAGAGGAATTGGGAAGATCGTCTGCGAACCGTGAATAACATCTGCGTTGAACAACAACGGAATACGATGTGGTGACTGCTCCACCGCAATCTTCTGTAGCTCGAAAACGCGATTCACGTCAAATGCTCCAAGAACTGAGCCCGCTCTTCCTTCTGCTATAAGCTTCTCTGGTGGCTCTGTTTCTACTGCGCCTCCGAACGAGAAGTTCGAAGAAGTTACTTGAAACATCTGTCCGATTTTATCTTCCAACGACATACGGACAAGCATTTCATCTACCGCTACACGTATTTCTTCCTCTGTCCGCTCCTTAACAGCGTCCTTTCGGTAAGGCTTCACTTGCTCAATCAGCGCGTCCGAAAGCGAAGGTCCACGTCCTCTTTCACCTTCCAGTGGAATCGTACCAAGCCCAGGCAATTGAATACTTCCTGTAAAACGATCCTCACCAAATTCCAGCTCAACGATAATCTGCTCACCCGGTCTCCAGAACGCTTTTGCAGTTCCGTGAAGACGATTGTCTTCCTTAATCAACGTTTCAATCTGAATCGGGATCGCTAGTGGTTCTGTTACAATATCAAGCGTATAATCCGCTTTCTTAGTAACCTTAAACTGCATCTTCATCTTCATTAACGGTGTCGCCACAACTGTATGCCACAAGCCTAGCATTGCTGTCACCCCAATCAACTTTTTGTTAGCCTTTCACAGCACCGATCGTCAAGCCTTTAACGAAATATTTTTGGAAAAATGGGTATGCAATCAAGATCGGTACGATACCCACAACAGCAACCGCCATACGGAAAGTATCTCTTGGAAGGTTTGCCAGTGCTTCAGTGGAACCCATGCTGCTATTCATAGATAAGAACTCGATGTTGCTCATAATACGATTCAATACGTTTTGCAGGTTAAGCAAATTGGGATCGTTGATAAAGATAAGCCCGTTGTTCCAATCATTCCAGAATGCTAGTGCTTGGAACAAACCGATCGTCGCCATAATCGGCAAAGAAAGTGGCAGAACGATGCGAGAATAAACTTTAAATTCACCTGCTCCATCAATGTTTGCAGATTCGATCACCGCTGTCGGAACTGTATTAATGAAAAATGCTCTCATTAACAACACATTAAATCCATTCATAAGCAGCCACGGTATCATTTGCGCCCAAATTGTATTTTGTAATTCAAACATTTTTGTATAAATCATGTAAGTTGGCACCAGACCGCCATTAAACAGCAGTGTGAAAAAAACAATGAACGCCAGCACCTTGCCACCTGGCAAATCGATACGAGATAAAGGATAAGCCAGCATTGATGTCATAATAAGGCTCGCAATCGTCCCGACTACGGTAATTAATATGGTAACGCCGTAGGCTTGCACAATCATTTCCGAGTTTTCCCACAAATATGTGTATGCGCTAAAGCTAATTTCTGACGGAAAGAATGAATAACCATCTCTCACAATTGCTTTATCATCCGTAATAGAGGATGTAAGCAGTAGGACAAACGGAAGGATGCAGGCAAGCGAGAATAATGCTAGC includes:
- a CDS encoding glycoside hydrolase family 3 C-terminal domain-containing protein produces the protein MNEKRDIKGLIAQMTLEEKASLCTGRDVWNTKAIERLDIPSVMVTDGPHGLRKQIEDADHLGMFNSIPSTCFPSAVGIASSWNLELIEQMGEALGKECQAENVAVLLGPGANIKRSPLCGRNFEYFSEDPYLSSEMATHHIMGVQSQGVGTSLKHFAANNQEFRRMSADSVIDERTLREIYLASFEGAVKKAQPWTVMCAYNKVNGEYAAENEWLLTDVLKKEWGHEGFVVSDWGAVNDRVQGIVAGMDLEMPHAAQGIKQIIDAVQSGQLAEEKLDATVERLLTIVFRAVDLKKPDATYDRDAHHRLAREIAAESMVLLKNEENVLPLKRNGKIAIIGELAKTPRYQGSGSSHINASKLDDIVEEMTTSAGEGVQIVYTQGYDLKTDDINEVLTEEALLAAKEASVAVLFAGLPKRYESEGFDRKHMRMPANQIALIEKISSVQPNLVVVLCNGSPIEMPWLDKAKGVLEAYLGGQALGGAIADLLFGDANPSGKLAETFPVQLSDNPTFIDYPNKGDNVEYKEGLFVGYRYYDKKQLRPLFPFGHGLSYTTFAYSNLSVDKKEMKDTDTLTVTVQVRNSGEFAGKEIVQLYIHDTESSVIRPLKELKGFNKVSLAPGEEKTVSFELNKRSFAYYDVSEKDWVVESGQFEILIGQSSQDIVLSETVTVQSTSARKYMFDRNSTLADLMMSEKGIAFSHKLSELLPFGNVVDEESKALLAGFRESFPLRSLAGFSSGKFTEKNLEELLEHLNS
- a CDS encoding glycoside hydrolase family 3 C-terminal domain-containing protein, whose product is MLGLWHTVVATPLMKMKMQFKVTKKADYTLDIVTEPLAIPIQIETLIKEDNRLHGTAKAFWRPGEQIIVELEFGEDRFTGSIQLPGLGTIPLEGERGRGPSLSDALIEQVKPYRKDAVKERTEEEIRVAVDEMLVRMSLEDKIGQMFQVTSSNFSFGGAVETEPPEKLIAEGRAGSVLGAFDVNRVFELQKIAVEQSPHRIPLLFNADVIHGSQTIFPIPLAWSCSWDPDMIKGACQISAKEASASGTVYNHGPMIDIGRDPRWGRVSEGAGEDPYLGSLIAKAQVEGFQGDTLFDQETIVACLKHFIGYGAAEGGRDYNTVDMSEATMRNSYLSPFQAGLQAGAGSVMNAFNIYEGVPVAASKKVMKDLLRDELGFDGVLISDYGAVDEIVVHGHAEDVKEAAKLAVDATMDIEMATRSFEHLPQLVQEGKLSEKQIEDAARRILTLKYKLGLMDDPFRYIRPEKEAEYHFHEDHLKASLELARKSIVLLKNDGVLPLKNKESKIALIGPFADSRDLLGPWQFSRFGHETVTVYEGLQSKGIAEEQLLYAKGSGVIEPIEGGIEEALLMAEQADVVILALGENSDMSGEAASRMSIELPDAQKKLAEALQAIGKPIVLVLTNGRPLALDWFDQKMNAIVETWFLGSQAGHAIADMLMGDFNPSGKLTMSFPIHTGQIPVYYNHFRTGRPLTKENQHQKYISKYLDGSNDPLYPFGFGLSYTQFEYSDMELDRSQISAGESIRLSVKVSNLGVYDGEEIVQLYIQDCCGSIVRPVKELKGFHKVSIAKGETEIVEFSINESDLTFWTPSAGYTVEPGKFIAFVGTSSAKWLATEFTFV
- a CDS encoding carbohydrate ABC transporter permease; this encodes MTNQHRGWQIASHLVLALFSLACILPFVLLLTSSITDDKAIVRDGYSFFPSEISFSAYTYLWENSEMIVQAYGVTILITVVGTIASLIMTSMLAYPLSRIDLPGGKVLAFIVFFTLLFNGGLVPTYMIYTKMFELQNTIWAQMIPWLLMNGFNVLLMRAFFINTVPTAVIESANIDGAGEFKVYSRIVLPLSLPIMATIGLFQALAFWNDWNNGLIFINDPNLLNLQNVLNRIMSNIEFLSMNSSMGSTEALANLPRDTFRMAVAVVGIVPILIAYPFFQKYFVKGLTIGAVKG